The sequence below is a genomic window from Eleginops maclovinus isolate JMC-PN-2008 ecotype Puerto Natales chromosome 20, JC_Emac_rtc_rv5, whole genome shotgun sequence.
TTACACGGGTCTCATGCTTACTACTAGAGGAGCTACAATGACATTTGATTATCATTTAAACTGTCAGAGCGCCAAAGTGCAAAACATTACATCTTACCAACAATATTATTTGTagatttattgattattaacCCTGTCGTGGACTTTTCACAATAAACTGCAGCGAGTATCAACACTTGCGTGTGGCATTTTGCAAACTGTTTCCTTTATCCACTCTTGTTCGCAATGGGTGAAGTTCTGACCCAACATACCTTTATtcttgtttattatttacataaagTATTAGGAGATTACTAATATGTATGAGAACTTAAAACATTGGTAACACCTTAAAGTTGTTATTGTGCAGATACATTTTGTGCAAATAATGTAAAAAGTTATTCTTGAGCTATGCCAGaacttacaaagaaatacatgatGACGATTGAAAACAAACGTCTATTCAGAGGGCGCTGTCTGTTCGAAAGGAAGTGGTAAACCATTGCAACAACCTGAGTTTGTTTTCACCTGAAACACTCAAAAATGGGGTggactgtgtttctgtttgagttTAACTTTCTGTGAGCACACACTACAAATAAGCTAACCTATATTCTGAATCTTGCTGGTTGACAAAATGCTAATGAACCATGCAAACCAAAGAGAGGATGACCTTTTCTCCTGGTCTAGTCTTTCAGTCTGTGAGCTAAAGAAAGAAACCAGCTTCTTCAGCACAAGACATCAACTCAAACCCCTTCAAAGTTACCCTGATATTAACACCTGTATCCACCACTGCAAACGTTTTGGTTTGCTCAGCCTTAAGAGATGGGaagcaaataaaaagtgtaacaCACCATTGcattttcctgtttgttttgtgttctgCTTTTACCCCTTCCTGTTGCTTAGCATCTCTGTCCTCCAAAACTCATGGATGTTGAAGTTACGTTTCTTGCATTATTGTGAAAGGTGTCTTAACTTCTATATTAACAGTGTAAGTACATTACTTTCACTTGGTGGGGAGAATCGCAGGTTAATTATAGGATATGAGTTGGTGTAAAGGtctaataatacaatataaaccACACCAACACATTGTGTTTATCAGTTCAAGCCATCAAAAAGACACACTCTCATCTTGATACAACTGATTAGCAGCATTTAAGCAAAAGCTGAGCTCTGTTTTTGTGGCTTAAAAGGAAGAAATCACTGACATGTCAGTACTTGTTCGGTATTTGCTGTATGACTTTTCAACCTCAGTTCAGAAAAGATTTGTCTACAACTGTTTGACAGAAAAGTCTATGAAAAAGGGTCATCGGGAAAAAGTTTCAAATTGTGTATAAAAGGGTTTATAGTATCATATGTCCATCACTAATTATAATTTCAATTGCAGTGAAGAAGTACTTTCCAcgtaaatatattttaatacagTACCTAGGTATAAGTGACTTAGATGCAGAATGCAGATTAGAATCATTCATAATATGATACCTTTTTCTCATCATTTGGTTATTCCATTCTGATGAAAATGATGCTTAGCAAACATGCAACCTTTCTCTTCCCCAATTTAGATATAGCCTGGAAAAACCCTGCCTCATACCATTCAATAGACTAGAGTAGATGGTTATTAGGCAACACAGAGGATGCACAATAAATATAACACCAGCAGGAAGCCGGACATGATTCAGAGTCCCAGATAGCAGCAgagaatgacacacacacacaattagagAGACTGGCCACATTTTCTGATTTAAGGTAAGATGTGTCTAATGATGTTATAATAAGAGGCTTTTATTTGCATTACACTATAGATTTTAAGTACaattatacatgtattttaaatctcttcaaatatgttttattgtttgttttatcaatgTTAATTCTTGCTTTTTGTATGACATTGTTATTATTGAGTAATAATCGGTGCAGAATTCACCGCGGTGATtcaaaaatataacaacaataatacataTCAAATAATGACAGGGCTTTTGAGTAACTGTTAAATACATATTCATGTTAGTtcttatttatacatttcattaaggGCTAAGTAATTCAACTTTATACTTTGTCTCAACTTAATATCAGAGagatgcatttatttgacagttttaatAACTTGTGTGGTGGAAATTCTTGAAATTAACTAGTTAAAGAGTTGTCCTTCTGAGTCTTTATTCATCTTTTGCAAAAGAGGCACACAGCATACAGAAAGCAATGTCTCCTCAGCCGAGGGTGCTAAATCCAACTGAAGAGAGGGCTTTTATACAGTTTTAATGAATATGCTTAGCCATGAGATAACTGACCTATGAGTCAGGACCCTATCAAAGTACAATAGAGCCATGATCAGATCACTGGTCACTATCTATTGACATGTAAGGCttaaacaatattatttatatgttatatataacATCATAGCATTCAATTCTCTGATAATCATAATTTCCATTACACTTGTAACTTTGCAGATTCAGCCTATTGATACAACTTATAAATGACCTCATATTATATGAAGTTACTGAGCAATGTATCAAACTATTACAATAAACTTGGACATAAGCTCCATCTTTACCAGCTGCATCATTAAAGTCATTAAATATTAGTGCATCAATGATGCCAATccaataatatattatataatgatTCTATAATAAATGTAGGACTTTTACAACATTCAAATGCAGCAATTCTGCATTGTGGTAATGctatttctactttactaaaaTAACTGAATATTTCTATCTATATACCATTGATTTTAGGTCAGTAAACCTCAGGAATAtagaatgaaacaaaaaaatcaataacaactATGAGGAATGCAAAGAAAGGTTTGACAGCGATAACTTTGTTCAAAAGGAAGTGGTGAACCAAACGAAACACCCTGTGagttccctttttcttttcaaagagGGCGGGGGACAACTTGGTTTCTGTTTGAGTGTAACTTTTTGTAGGCACACTACAAAAAAGCTGAACTATATTCTGATACTATACAACTGAATCTTGTTGGTTGACAGAATGCTGATGAACTACACAAACCAAACAGAGGAGGACCTCTTCTCCTGCTACAGTCCTTCAGTCGTAGGCTACCGGTACTTTCCCGTGCTGTGGGGATGTGCGGTGACCATCACTGGTACGGTGGGTAACCTGATGACCATTCTGGCCTTTGCTTTGGACCCACGTCTGAGGACTCGCTTCAACGTGCTCATCGTAAACCTGGCTGTTGCTGATCTCCTATACTGCACCATACTGCAGCCCATATCAGTCGACTCCTATCTACACCTCAGATGGCGCAGTGGTCAGCTCTGGTGCAGCATCTTCggcctgctcctcttcctctccaacTCTGTCTCCATTATCACCCTCTGCCTAGTTGCTGTGAGCCGATATCTTCTGGTGGCAAAAAGGGCTTTGTTTGAGCGTGTCTTCTCTAGCCGCGGTCTTATTTTACTACTGATCTCAACGTGGGCACTGGGTTTGGCCAGTTTCGGCCCACTCTGGCCTGTTTACGTATTTGTGCCCCAGGTGTGCACATGCAGTTTCCATCGCACCAGGGGTCGTCCTTACAGCACCATCCtgctctttttttactttttcattggGCTGGGCTTTGTTGGTGCTTTCTACCTCCTTATTTACAGACGTGTTAGGATTGCGTCTCAAGCTTTACTTCGCTACAGATTCAGCCGCAGATCCTCCAGAAAGAAACCAGCTTCTTCAGCACAAGGGACCGATGACAGTGGTGTAGAGAGTGGAATGGCAAAGACATGTAGCTGTGAGATGAGCAGCCAGACAGATCTAACTCAAAATACAGATGAGATCACCTGTGAAAAACCCACCAAATCTACCCAATTGTCGGCTACAGCCCTAGATCCATCAGCTACTAAGCATCCATATGATGCTGTCCAAACATCACCTTCAACCAAACCTGCTCCCAACAATGCACCTGCATCCTCCAACCCAGCAACTTCAGGAGATGCTGATGAATTTAAGCGTGTGACACGCATGTGCttcactgtttttttgtgtttcgtGTTCTGTTTTGTCCCCTTCCTGTTGCTCAACATAGCTGACAAACAGAACCACGCCCCACAGGTACTGCATATGTTCTGTGCAAACCTGACCTGGCTCAATAGCTGTATCAACCCCGTGCTTTATGCTGTCATGAACAGACAGTTTCGACAGGCCTACCATGTGCTGCTCACCAGGGCTGCTTCACCATTCACCTGCCTCTGGACCTGGAGGTCAACGCTGGGATTTTAATCTCTGTGAGATTAGATTTGCCATATGTTTCTCCTCCTGATATAAATAGCTTTCATTAAAGGCacaagtttttcttttttttcttatgttgcaTTTACTGTAACATTCCAGACTACATTTTCTTCACATTATACacgttttatttgattttctttgctgttgttgtttgcttttaCCGTATATTAGGTATGCACAagattaaaatatgtgtttatgttttgtatggaataaattatgttttgttatacACAATCCACGGTCCGATTAAGAATGTGAATTAGCCAATATTTCACCACTGCTAGTTTTATGGGTGTCACAACATATGAAAAACCACCAAATTACAACATCAGCACAGGATGTTCCTGTCCCACACAACATGCCTTAGGCTATATCAGTCAGCGTTTCATCCACATACTGACTTTGACATGCTGACAATACACGACTCATGATAACGTTTTCTGGTGACTAAGCCTTAAGTTTGACATGTGGGTGGAGTGTGCTTTTGTAGCATCTTTAAATAGTGTCAAAGCATTTATAACTGACAAagccacatttcaaatcatCAATCATGCATTGATTAACCAGAACAGACAATCAAGTTATCTGTTCTGGTCTGTGTTTATAATTTTGCTATTGATATGGGGCAATGCAGAGCCAGGCTTgtaacaaaaaactaaatgttcaCTTAAAATAATGTTCTTCTGTACCATTGCTATCTTATTTCGGATTGCCCTGGCAACTGAGGTCAACCATTAACCACAATATACCTGGTTTACTTCCGGGCATGTTGTTTCTTCACAGCACGATCAAAATGAAACTCGACTTACAAACGAGGTCATACATAGACTACAAGAGCTTTGCTTACTCATATTCTAAAGTTATATCTTTTATCAGACAAACGTTGAGCATCATGCTAGTTTCAGCAATACTACAGTGGCCATCTTTATTATTGTCATGTAACAACTTGCCAGCAGAGCACAGCTAGCATTGgggtaaaaagaaagaaaacaattacaACTGAACACTTAAGTCCATTGAAGTTATGTGAtttatgtaactccacgcgtccttctccctctactcatatatacaataccaTATTAGCTACATGCCATCTGAGGCtgaaaacaacatccggtagtactaccggaattggacaaatatggtccgtccagaaacagtgaattatcttttaatgttccgtttcaatatattgattatttcttacaatttaCGACTAATAATTCATTTCTAAATGCATACATTAActtagaaacatttattttagcacGACTAataacagctaacgttagcttaacACGTTAGTAAGCATATATGGCACAAGGCAACGTTCAAAGTTGCTTCAGGCCACGAAATATGTGAAGTACTcagcttttatttctttgttgcgACTCCTCCTGAGTTAACTATCCGGTGCTTTGCTAGCTGTTGGTGTTTTATTCCTAACAACTTGTGTCcatgctgcagcagaggaaggcTAATATCAGCTGCCGGTTGATGGTGGTGAAAAAACCTCAAACCTAATTTGAAGTACATacatataaatgttttcaaagttATTAGAGAACTTACAATTTTATTAGAGCGAcacagcttgtttttttcttcttcaataATTGTAATGACTTTTAACATACACTTTGGATTAAGATGCGGCGCAAATAGTCAGTCAACTGCATTTTTAACAGGCTACTGGAAACATAAATGACTTCTCCTATCATTTTAGTTAATAATGAACGGAACATACAATCAGTAATTTCCCCTTTATTGATGATAACATATTTGAACAGGTTAATATAAAAGGATAACTTAAAAAGCAGGAAGTGCCATGTGTTACTTCAAAAATATCACTAGCTGCAGGTGGCAACAATAAAGCAAGCACAAATGGgctcaaaacaaacattaaaacaataaattatgTTCAATCCACCGAATGTtctcaacaataaaaaaacattgtgaaactGCGTACATGGTCGTTTAGACAACATTCCAGATTTTCCtttaacagctttaaaatgcaaaaatgttcaTAAATAATAGTTTGACGCTTGATAGTTGAGGGGTCGAGTACAGGTGCCTTGGACACTATTGGAGTTAGCTAAATTAGCTTTCTTTTGTGTCTTCAAATAGTCTGAATCATATTTTTGGTTGGTATGTTTGttagcaggattacagaaaaaaaaggacacgCCCCGATGGGGTAGCATGGACCAAGCAAGGACCCATGTAGAATGGTTTCAAATCATGGGATAGTATGAAGAGTGGATTTGCTACCTATGCTACAACTTAATGATATGTGTGTTGTAATGGAAGTAGCCATAAAGTAAAGCTGACAATGAATTACATAGTGGTTCTGTTAACTATACACAACAGAGACTTATTGGAAAATGCTTCCACAGGATTGTGGGGGCAGACAATTAAATCTGGAATGATTGAAATCAGTCAGCTCCGGTTCCACTTGCAAGTCAACAAAGTGGCATTTGAGACACGTCTGTGGTTCCTCCCCTGTCGCAGAAACAGAGCAAGGCAGCATTGGATCATCAAGGTGATACGTTTCCACAAGTGACTGCTGAGAATGAGGACTTCCGTTTGGTTCTGAGAGCAAAGAAAGGGAAGAGCGAAAGTTACTGTTTCTGCTGCCATGGCTGTGTGGCGACTACGATTAGAGTTGAAGGATTTGATTTTGTGCAAAATTCTCATGAATTTCATGCAGTGTTGGTATTTTTCCTTCAGGTCATCAAGTTATTCACTAACACTATGCATGAATACATTCAGTTTATGTTTGAAGTTTGAATTctcttttcagtttgtttaagAGGTTTTTTAAAGCTCAACCTGAAGCACTCTATACCTTTTGCAAGCCATAAAATATCCATTAAACACCAGCACCAACACTGATCAATACTTAAGTCAGGATATCTtggttttaattgttgtttttatgcttaTTTACAAGTTTTTAATGGCTTTAACAACAGAAATATAACTTGTTAGTTAGTGAATTTTAGAGGTTTGAACAAGTATA
It includes:
- the gpr84 gene encoding G-protein coupled receptor 84, translating into MLMNYTNQTEEDLFSCYSPSVVGYRYFPVLWGCAVTITGTVGNLMTILAFALDPRLRTRFNVLIVNLAVADLLYCTILQPISVDSYLHLRWRSGQLWCSIFGLLLFLSNSVSIITLCLVAVSRYLLVAKRALFERVFSSRGLILLLISTWALGLASFGPLWPVYVFVPQVCTCSFHRTRGRPYSTILLFFYFFIGLGFVGAFYLLIYRRVRIASQALLRYRFSRRSSRKKPASSAQGTDDSGVESGMAKTCSCEMSSQTDLTQNTDEITCEKPTKSTQLSATALDPSATKHPYDAVQTSPSTKPAPNNAPASSNPATSGDADEFKRVTRMCFTVFLCFVFCFVPFLLLNIADKQNHAPQVLHMFCANLTWLNSCINPVLYAVMNRQFRQAYHVLLTRAASPFTCLWTWRSTLGF